CTGCTATTGGGACTACGTAAAGAAAAAGGTATGACACAAAAGCAGGTGGCGGATAAAATGAATATAAGTGATAAAACAATTTCAAAATGGGAAAGAGGTCTGGGGTGTCCGGATATATCCTTATTAAGTGAACTTTCTAACATATTTGAAATTGACATAGAGGAGATCTTAGACGGTGCAATAGAAGCAAATCCTGTTGATTCAGGAAATTTTAGACGAATTAAATTCTATGTGTGTCCGGATTGTGAAAATATAATCAGTAATACAGGAAATTCAAAGATTTCCTGTTGTGGGCGAAAATTATCTCCGCTTGTAGCAAAAGCAGCAAGTGAAATGCATGACGCTGTAATAGAGGATACGGAGGGTGAGTATTACATTACTTTTACTCATGAAATGAGCAAAACACATTATATATCCTTTGTGGCGTATGTTACAACAGACAGAGTACTACTTATAAAACTTTATCCG
The nucleotide sequence above comes from Anaerocolumna cellulosilytica. Encoded proteins:
- a CDS encoding helix-turn-helix domain-containing protein codes for the protein MDCSKVGALLLGLRKEKGMTQKQVADKMNISDKTISKWERGLGCPDISLLSELSNIFEIDIEEILDGAIEANPVDSGNFRRIKFYVCPDCENIISNTGNSKISCCGRKLSPLVAKAASEMHDAVIEDTEGEYYITFTHEMSKTHYISFVAYVTTDRVLLIKLYPEQTPSVRLPKLNGGKLKQRNGGRLYYYCNRHGLWVV